The following nucleotide sequence is from Lysobacter panacisoli.
AAGCGGCGGCGTGTACACGCGCGCCGACGCGGAGATGCCATCGCCGGGCGCATTGCGACCGCCGCCGTCGGCGCGCCTTGGCGCGATGGCCAACAGCAGCTGTGCATCGCGATGCGCCTCGATGTCCGCGAGCAGGCGATGAACCTGCGGATTGTCCGGCCGCAGCGCGGCGGCCTCGCGCGCGTGCCGTTCGGCGGCGTTCCACTGACGACGACGCATTTCGGCGTCGGCCAGCACCTGCCGCGCGCCGGGCGCGTCCGGCGCGAGACTGTGCGCGATCCGGGCTTCCTCATGCGCAAGGCGCGGCCACCCGCGCGCACCGGCGAGTTCGCTTCGTTCCATGCGCAGGTACGGCGCGGCCGGCGCCGACGCAACCAGCGGATCGAGCAGTTGCCACGCATCGGCGAGCATGTCGGCGTATCGCCGTGCCTGCGCGCGCAACAGCTGCGCGTCGAGCCAGTCCGGATCGGACGACTCGCCTCGCGATACGCCGACGCGGCGCATCGGCGCACCTTCCGCGGCGAGCGCATCGACGGTCGCGAACGCTGCGTCGAAATCCTCACTCTCGACCTGCGCATAGAACAGCCCGGCGCGTGCGTCGCGATTGCGTGGATCCGCTGCGAGCACGTCGCCATAGGCAGCGAGCGCGCGCTCGGGCTGCTCGGTGGCGAGCAACGCATCGGCCTGCGCCTGGCGCACGTAGGACGGTAAAGGTCCGGCCTGTTCGAGTTCGTCGGCGAGCGAGAGCGCTTCGGCCCAGCGTTCGCGGTTGCGCAGCGCGACGACTCGATCGCACTGCAGACGACGCAGCGCGCCCGCATCCGGCGTCGGCATCGAGCTCACATCCGCGATCAATTCGTCCAGCTTCGCGATCGCCGCATCGGTGCCGGCGAAAGGGTATGCGGGATCGGGACCATCGACCTGCTCGCCCCAGCGCACGGCCTCGGTGGCCTGGCCGATGCGGATGCCCAGGTCGTCCTGCGTACCGAGCGCGCGCGCGGCGCCCTGCGGCGCACCGAGTTGCATCAGGACGTCCGCGAGGGCACGGCGGATGTCCGGATTCGCCGGTTCCAGTTCGCGAGCGAGGGCGACCTTGCGCAACGCGAGGTAGGGATCGCCTGCCTGCAACGCGGTTCGGCCTTCCTGCATGAGCTGGCGCGGCGATGCCCGTTCCGCCGCGACCGCGGGCCCCGCGGCCGCAGCCACGGCCACCGTCAGGCAACACGCGGCGATGTGAAGGGCGCCTTGCATGACCTTCCGGCGGGGGCGGTCGCCATAGAAGGAGGTCCACAACGTTATGCATGCGTGAACCTCGCGCCGCCAAGTCCCATGCCAAGGGAGTGCCCGCAGGTGCCATGCACGACGAATGGCCGGCGCGCACCGGCCGTGATACCGGTCGACATAGGGCCAAGGGCCAATTTCGAACTCCCCGGCGCCGTCCTAGCCTTGCCGGCGCAGGGGTGCAGAGCCGCCGGCGCATCGTGCGTCCGCGGAAAGGTCTGGAGCGCGCCATGAACAAGGATTCCCAGCCCAGGTTGTCGCATGTCGTGGTCGCCGCTTCGCTGCGCGCCGATCAATGGAGGCAACTCAACGCGACCGCGCGCGCATGGGCGTCCGCGAGCAGCGACGCCGCCGCAGGATTGCGCGACCGCTGCCAGGAAGCCTTCGATGACGTGCTGCGCCTGGAGCACTGTTGGGCGTATCCGGGCGAACGCCTGCTCATCGCGTTGCGCGAGGCGTTCGATCGCGGCGATGCAGCGCTGTTCTCGCGACTGGCGCGCAAGATCTCTGCGGCGATCCTCTCCGGCGACTATCGGCGCGACGAGCATGTCTGGGATACCGATGAGGAAATCGACCGCAGCGTGCTGGATGCGCTGCCGCCGGACATTGCGGGAACGCAGGACAAGCCGTACTTCGAAGTCCTCGTCGTCACGCCCAGCGATCCGGCGCAGTGGGCGCGTTCGAAAGAGGAAATGCGCCGCATGCGGCGCCCGGAAGATCCCTTCCACTACGCAGCCGTGCATGCCGGCAGTTTCGAGGACGCCGCGCTGACGGTCATGGTCAACCCCGACGTGCAGGCGGTGGTGCTCGTCGACGGCTTCGGCTATGCCTCGCGCCACGACATTCCCGACCTGAAAGAGTTCCTGTCGCGCTACATCCATACGCGCAAGGACGAAGTCGCACCGGGTGCCCTGTCGCTGACGCTGGCGCGGACGATCCGCGGCTACCGTCCCGAACTCGACCTGTACCTCCTGTCCGACCGCTCGCCCGAGGCGCTGGCAGGAAGCGAGGAAGCGGCATCGCTTCGACGGATCTTCCACCACGTCGAGGAACCGATGGAGATCCACCTGTCGATCCTCGACGGGATCAAGGATCGCTACGAGACGCCGTATTTCGACAACCTGAAGAAGTACGCGATGCGTCCCATCGGTACCTTCCATGCGTTGCCGATCGCGCGCGGCAAGTCGATCTTCGGATCCAACTGGATCCGCGACATGGGCCACTTCTATGGCACCAACATCCTGTTCGCCGAATCCTCCGCGACCACCGGCGGCCTCGACAGCCTGCTGGAGCCCACCGGCAACATCAAGCGCGCACAGGAAGCGGTTGCGCGCGCGTTCGGCGCCAAACGCGCGTACCTGGGCACCAACGGCACGTCGACGTCGAACAAGATCGTCGTGCAGGCGGTATGCAAGCCGGGCGACATCGTCATCGTCGACCGCAACTGCCACAAGTCGCATCACTACGGCTTCGTGCTCAGCGGTGCGCAGCCGTACTACGTCGAGGCGTTCCCACTGACGCAGTACTCGATGTACGGCGCGGTCCCGCTTCGCACCATCAAGCAGGCACTGATCGACTGCGCCGCGGGCGGCAAGCTCGACCGGGTCAAGGTCATCGACATGACCAACTGCACCTTCGACGGCCACATGTACAACCCGCGCCGGGTGATGGAGGAATGCCTGGCGATCAAGCCCGACCTGATCTTCCTGTGGGACGAGGCGTGGTTCGGCTTCGCGCGCTTCAATCCCCTGCATCGCCGCCGCAGCGCGATGGGCGCGGCCGCGGCGCTGACGGCGCGTTACCGCAGCAAGGCCTATCGCGAGGAGTACGAGGCGTGGAAGGCGAAGCGCGGCGAACTGGATCCCACCGATGCCGCGCTGCTCGACGAGCACCCGCTCCCCGATCCGGACAAGGTGCGCATCCGCGTCTACCAGACCAACTCCACGCACAAGTCGATGTCGGCGTTCCGGCAGGGTTCGATGATGCTGGTGTGGGACGACGACTTCCACCACGTCGAGGGGCCGTTCGAGGAGGCGTTCTTCGCGCATACCTCGACATCGCCGAACCTGCAGCTGATCGCGTCGCTCGACCTCGCGCGCCGGCAGATGGAGCTGGAAGGCTACGCGCTGACGATGCGCATGACCGACCTTGCGCTAAAGATCCGCGCCGCGGTGAACAACCATCCGCTGATCTCGAAGTACTTCCGCGTGGCGACGCCGGAGGACATGGTGCCGGCGGAGTTCCGCGAGTCCGGAATCAAGGACTATGGCCCGCCGCATTCGACCTGGGCGCAGGCGGTGGAAGCATGGGATCGAGATGAGTTCGCGCTGGATCCGACGCGCCTGACCCTGATCTGCGGCGCGGCCGGCTTCGACGGCACCCAGTTCAAGGGGATGCTCGCGGAACGTTTCGACATCCAGATCAACAAGACCTCGCGCAACAGCGTGCTGGTGCAGACCAACATCAACAACACGCACAGCGATGCAGCCCTGCTGATCAAGGCGCTGGCGGACCTGTCGCGCGAGATCGAGTCGCGCCTGTCGCAGGAAGGCTCGATCGGGCAGAGGGTGTTCGACGACCGGGTCAAGTCGCTGATGACGGATGTCCCGGACCTGCCGAACTTCAGCCGTTTCCACGATGCGTTCCGCGACGATCCCGCCGGGGCGAGCAACGAGGGCCACATGCGGCCCGCGTTCTTCATGGCCTACGAGGAGGACAACTGCGAGTTCGTGAAGCTGGGCAGCGAAGAGGTCGACAAGCGCCTGCGTGAAGGCCCGGAGATGGTCTCGGCCAACTTCGTGATCCCGTATCCGCCGGGCTTCCCGATCATGGTGCCGGGGCAGGTGATCACCGCCGACACCATCGCCTTCATGCGCAAGCTCGACGTGAAGGAAATCCACGGCTACCACGCCGCGCAGGGCATCAAGCTGATCAAGCCGTCGTCGCTCGCCGGCCGTCGCGCCGGTTCGACGCATTAATCGCCACGTTCGGAGGCAGCCGCCATGCAAGGATTCTTCCAGTTCCTCGCCGACAACCCCTACATCCTGCTGTTCTTCACGGTGGGCATGGCGGTGCTGGTCGGCAAGTTCTCGGTGAAGGGCTACGGGCTGGGCATGGTCGCCGCCGCCGTGGTCGTGGGTGCGGCGCTGGCGACGTGGGCTTCGACCTACGGCGTCAAGCTGCAGCTCGACAACTTCGCCAAGTCGCTCTTCTATTACCTCTTCATGTACGGCGTCGGACTGCGCGTGGGCCCGGCGTTCTTCAACAGCCTGAAGAAGGACGGCATCACCTTCACCATCCTCGCCGTGATCTGCTCGTTCCTCGGTCTGGGGCTGGTGGTGTTCATGTCGAAGATATTCGATCTTCCCGCCGGCGCCGCCGGTGGCGTGCTGGCCGGTTCGCAGACGATGTCCGCCGCGATCGGCACCGCCGAGATGGCCGTGGAGCAGGGCGCGTACAAGTTGCCCGCGGGCACGACGGCCGAACAGGTGTCGGGCATGATCGCGCTCGGTTACGGCGTGACCTACATCTGGGGCACGGTCGGCATCATCCTGATCTGCAAGTACCTGCCGCGCTGGTGGGGCGTGGACGCGGCCAAGGCCGCGCGCGAGTACGAGCAGGAACACGGCGTGCGCAACGTCGACGATGCCGCGCTCACCGGTTATCGCGGCGGTGGCCTGCGTGCGTACCGGCTCGACAATGCCCAGACCGCGGGGCAGAGCATCGCGCAGTTCCGCAAGACCTATCCGCAGTACCGCATCGCCAACGTGCGGCGCGGCGATGAGTCGCTCGGCGCGTCGCCCGATGTCGTCCTGCAGCGTGGCGACGTGATCGCACTCGGTGGACGGCTCGAAGACCTGACCGCCAACCTGGGACTGATCGGTTCCGAGATCGACGATCCCAAGGCGCTGAACGTGCCGCTGGACCAGGCCGAGATCCTGGTGACCGACAAGGCCTTCGAAGGCAAGCCACTGAAGACGCTGGCGACGGAAGACTTCGCCGGCCAGTTGCAGGTGACGCGGCTGGAGCGTTCGGGCGAGCCGATCCCGGTCGGCGCGGATACCGAGCTCAAGCGCCTCGACGTCGTCTTCGTGACTGGCCTGAAGAGCGCGGTGGACAAGGCGGCGGGACTGCTCGGCAAGGTCGCGCGTCCGAGTACTTCCACCGACCTGCTCACGCTGTCGGCGGGCATGGTGCTGGGCCTGCTGATCGGCAAGATCAACGTGCCGGTCGGCGATTTCTCGGTGGGCCTTGGCAATGCCGGCGGCCTGCTGCTGTCGGGCATCTTCGTTTCGTCGATCGTGTCGCGCCTGCGCTACTTCGGCAGCACGCCGAACGCGGCGCGCAACATCCTCGAAGACCTGGGTCTGGTGACCTTCATCGCCATCGTCGGCATCAACGCCGGCGCGACGCTGCTCGAGCAGCTGACCGGTTCGATCGCGCTGAAGATCTTCCTCGCCGGCTTCGTCGCCAGCACGATCCCACCGTTCATCACCTGGGCGATCGGCTACCACTTCTTCAAGATCAACCCGGCGGTGTTGATGGGCGGCGTCGCGGGCTCGCGCTCGCATTCCGGTCCGGCACGCGAAGCGGCCAAGGAAATCAACAGCACCGTGCCGTGGGTGGGCTTCCCGGTCGGCTATGCGATTTCGGGCGTGCTGTACACGGTGTTCGGCTACTTCGCGATGGTGCTTTCGCAGTAAACCGCAGGAGGCGACATGAACGCGTATCGCAACCCATCGCGCACGCCGTTGTTCGTGGCCTGCGTACTGGCATCCGCGCTGCTCGCGCCGTCGCAGGCCGGCGCGCAGACGACGACCTCGCCGCCACCGGCGGCGACGGTCGAGGATGACGAGTACGTCGAGCAGGCGCCGACGTCCACCGAGCAGGGCCAGACGCCCATCGACGAGGCATTCGCTCCGCGCGATCGCGCGGAGTGGGTGCGCGAGACGCGGCGCAAGGCGTTCCAGGACACCAAGTGGGACCTGCAGATCCGTTCGTTCTACCTGGATCGCTACAAGTACGACGACACCCAGAGCGAAGCGTGGGCACTGGGCGGCTCGCTCGGTTTCAAGACCGGCTATTTCCGCGATCGTTTCGCCTTCGGCGCGACCGGGTATACCTCGCAGAAGCTGTACGGCCCGGAGGACAAGGACGGCACGCTGCTGCTCAAGTCGGGGCAGGAGGGTTACACGGTACTCGGCGAAGTCTACGGCGAGTTCCTGATCAACGACGACACGCGGCTGACTGTCGGCCGTCGCGGCATCGACACGCCGTATCTCAATCGCAATGACGCGCGCATGACGCCGAACACGTTCGAACTCATCACCGTGCAAGGCCTTTACGGCGGCGATGAGGGACGGCCTGAATGGCGCGTGGGCGGCGGCTACGTCGACGAGATCAAGGAGCGCAACTCGGACAAGTTCGTCTCGATGGCCACCGATGCCGGCGCGCCTGCCGGTACCGAGCGCGGCGTGTACGCGCTCGGCGGCAACTTCAAGATGGGCGACCTCTCCATCGGTGCGATCGATTACTACAGCGACGACATCATCAACATCTTCTACACCGAGGCGAAGTACGCGATCCCGCTGGGCGAGAAGCTGAAACTCGCGCTCGCCGCGCAGTATTCCGACCAGGCCAGCACCGGCGACGATCTGCTGCGTGGCACCAACTTCTCCTCCGACCAGTGGGGCGCGAAGGCGGAGCTCGCCTGGGGCGGCGCGCTGTTCACCGCGGCCTACACCAGTGCGGGCGGCGACACCAACATGCAGAACCCGTGGAGCGGCTATCCCGGTTACACCAGCGTGCAGGTCGAGGATTTCAACCGCGACGGCGAGGACGCATGGATGCTGCGCGCCGGCTACACCTTCCCGTGGATCAAGGGCGCCAGCGTCTACGCGCTGTACGTCGATGGCAGCGATCCGCAATCGCCCACCGAGTACGCCAAGGACGAGTACGACTTCAACTTCCAGTGGGCGATACCGGACGGCTTCCTGCAGGGGCTGCTGTTCCGCATCCGCTACGCGCACGTGTCGCAGAAGGATCCGGCAGAATCGGATCTGGACGACGTTCGCGTGATGATCTACTACGACCCGCCGAAGCTTTGAACCCGCCATGCGGGGCCGGTGTCGGGAGGCGGCCCGTGCGCCTCCGCGACACCGTGTTCATGCCGATGTGCGACCATTCGCGCGATGACCAAGAAAACACCGAGCCGGGGGAAGTCCGGCGGCCCGAAGTCCGCGTCGCCCAAGGCGCCATCCCGCAAGTCCGACGCCTCCCGTCCCGCGAAGCCGGGCAAGGGAGCGCCGAAATCCAAGCGACCCGGCTGGATGCCCGACCTCCCGCCGCCACCGCCGCGCGGCCGCGGTGCACCCTCCCGGGGCGGCGCCTACCACGATCCCCACGCTGCGCGTGAAGCCGCCCGCTACGAGCAGCCCATCGCCAGCCGCGAGGTGATCCTGCAGATCCTGATGCAGGCCGACGGTCCGATGCCGGCCGAAGAGCTCGCGCAGCGCCTGGGCCTGTCCGAGCCCGACCGTTTCGACGCGCTCGGCAAGCGCCTGGGCGCGATGGTTCGCGACGGCCAGCTGCTGCGCAATCGTGTCGGCGAATTCCTGCCGGCCCGGCAGCTCGACCTCGTGCCGGGCGTGGTGATCGCCAATCCGGACGGTTTCGGCTTCCTGCGCCTGGAGTCCGGTGGCGACGACCTGTTCCTGCCGCCGCTGGAAATGCGCAAGGCCATGCATGGCGACCGCGTACTGGCCTCCGTGACCGGCGTGGATCGACGCGGCCGTCGCGAAGGCGCGATCCTGCGCGTGCTCGAGCGCCGCCTCAACCGCCTGATCGGCCGCTTCGTGTTGGAGGCCGGCATCAGCTACGTCGTGCCCGACGACCGTCGCATCCAGCGCAACGTGCAGATACCGCCGGACGAACGCCTGGGTGCGCAGAACGGACAGCTCGTGGTGTGCGAACTGTTGCAGGCACCGGATCCGCAGCGCCCGCCGATCGGTCGCGTGCTGGCGGTGCTCGGCGATCGCCTGACCGCGTCGCTGGCCGTGCAGGCCGCGATTCACGGGCATGAGATCCCGCACGAATTCCCGCAGCCGGTGCTCGACGAAGCCGCTGCGGTGCCGCTCACCGTCGACGCCGCGACCGCGGCGCAGCGCGTGGACCTTCGCGAACTGCCGCTGGTCACCATCGACGGCGAGGACGCCAAGGACTTCGACGACGCGGTCTACTGCGAATCCAACCGCAACGGCTTCCGCCTTGTCGTGGCGATCGCCGACGTCTCGCACTACGTGCGTCCCGGCACGCCACTGGACGACGAAGCGCAGAAGCGCGCGACGTCCGTGTACTTCCCCGGCTTCGTCGTGCCGATGCTGCCGGAGACGCTGTCCAACGGCATCTGCTCGCTCAACCCTAAGGTCGACCGGCTGTGCTTCGTCTGCGACATGCAGATCGACCGCGATGGACAGGTCACGAAGTCGAAGTTCTACGAAGCAGTGATGAACTCGCACGCGCGCCTGACCTACACGCAGGTCTGGAACGCGGTGGGCGACACCGTGCTCGACGAGGAAAAGGCCGAGGCGCGTGCGCAGATCGGCTCGCTGATGCCCAGCGTCGAGCGCCTGCACCAGCTCTACCACGTGTTGTCGAAGGCGCGCGAGCAGCGCGGTGCGATCGAGTTCGAATCCAGCGAGGTGCGCTTCGTGCTGGGCGCGAAGGGCGAAGTCGTGCAGGCCGGCATGCTCCAGCGCAACGACGCGCACAAGCTGATCGAGGAATGCATGATCGCGGCGAACGTGGAGGCGGCGAAGTACCTGATCGCGCACCGCGTGCCCGCGCCGTACCGCATCCACGACAAGCCGCCGGAACAGAAGTACTCGGACCTGCAGGAGTTCCTGCGCGAGTTCCGCCTGCGCATGCCGCCGTGGGGCAAGCTGGAACCGCGCGACTTCACCTCGCTGCTGAAGAAGATCCGCGAGCGTCCCGATGCGGCGCTGATCGAATCGGTGCTGCTGCGCAGCCAGTCGCTGGCGGTGTATTCGCCAGACAACGTCGGCCACTTCGGCCTGGCGCTGGAAGCCTACGCGCACTTCACCTCGCCGATCCGCCGTTACCCCGACCTGCTCGTGCACCGCGCGATCAAGCACGCGCTGGCCAGCGGCAAGCCGGAGAAGTACCGGTATTCGCCCAGCGACATGGCCGCGCTGGCCCTGCAGTGTTCCGAGCGCGAGCGCCGCGCCGACGAGGCCGAGCGCGAGGTCGACGAGCGCTACCGTGCCGCGTGGATGGAACAGCACGTGGGCGGCGAGTTCGAGGGCGTCATCAGCGGCGTGACCAGCTTCGGCCTGTTCGTCGAACTGGACGGGTCGAAGGTGAACGGCCTGGTCCACGTGACCCAGCTGCCCCACGACTATTATCATTTCGATCCTATCCGCAAGACGCTGTCCGGCGAGCGCAGCGGCCGCGAGTTCCGCCTCGGCGACCGCGTCCGCATCGTGGTGATGAAGGCCAGCGTCGAGGAACGCAAGATCGATTTCCGCCTGGCGCAGGAACGCGACGCCAAAGCGCTCCCGCCACGGGGGCAGCCGGCGAAGCGGAAGAAGATTCCCTACTGACCATCGCCGCGCGCCGGGCGCGCGCGGGAACGAGAGAGAACCATGAGCCAGAAGCAATGGATCGCCGGCATCAACGCCGTGTCGGCGGCCCTGGAGCACGATGCCTCGCACGTGCGTGAAGTGTTGATCGAAGCCGGGGCGAAGAACCCGCGCCTGACCGAGATCGAGAGCAATGCGCGGCGGCTGGACATCGACGTGCGCCGCGTCGCCACGCAGGCGCTCGACGGCGTGGTCGGCAACCTGCGCCACCAGGGCGTGGTCGCGCGCTACGCCGCAGCCAAGACCTGGAACGAGAACGAGCTGGAAGCCCTGATCGAGGGTGCACAGGGCCGTGCGCTGGTGCTGGTCCTCGACGGCGTGCAGGATCCGCACAACCTCGGCGCATGCCTGCGCAGCGCCGCTGCCGCAGGCGTGACCGCGGTGATCATCCCCAAGGACAAGTCGGTGCAGGTCAACGCGACCGTGCGCAAGACCTCCGCCGGTGCGGCCGACAGCGTCGCGGTGATCCCGGTGACCAACCTCGCGCGCACCATGCGCGACCTGCAGAAGCTCGGCGTGTGGTTGTACGGACTGGCCGGCGAGGCGACGGATTCGCTGTATTCGCTGGACCTCACCGGCAACGTCGGCCTCGTGCTCGGTGGCGAAGCCGACGGCCTGCGCCGGCTGACCCGCGAGAACTGCGACAGCCTGGTGAAGATCCCGATGCCCGGCGCGGACGGACTCGGCGTGGAAAGCCTGAACGTCTCCGTGGCCGCCGGCGTGACCCTGTTCGAGGCCGTGCGCCAGCGCGGTTAATGTTCGCGGTCGCGGCGCCGTTAACGCCTGCGGCAGTTGAGGGGATCGGGGACTGATGCGGGTTGGGGGGATCGACAAGCGACGCCGCGTGCGAGCGCTCGGGCTGGCCGCATGCTGTCTGGTCGCATGCTGCCTGGCCTGGCTGATGCCGCTCGCGTCGTGGGCGTTCGCCGCGTCCGGACCGCCGCCACTGCGCGATTACGTCGTCGATGCGTGGACCTCGCGCAACGGCCTGCCGCACAACTCGCTGCGCGACATCGCGCAGACACCGGAAGGCCACCTGTGGTTCGCCACCTGGGAAGGCGCGGTGCGCTACAACGGCATCGACTTCACCGTGATCGGGCGCGGCACGCATCCGGCGCTGCGCGACAACGGTATCGGCGCGCTCTACGTCGATCCGCGCGGCCGCCTGTGGCTGACCGATTCGCGCGGCAACCTAGGCCGACAGGAACCCGACGGGGAATGGCGGTTCTGGGAACGCACCGGCGCATGGCCGCAGGCGCTGATCCTGGACATGGTCATGGACGGCAAGGGCCGGCTGTGGCTGCTGTTCGAAGGCCACGGCATGGGCCGCCTCGATCCCGACAACGGATTCGAATACTTCGCGCCGCCCGCGGGCGTTCCGCTCGCCGCCGCTTTCCCGCGCATCGCCATCGACGCGCAGGAGCGCATCTGGATCGGCGCTCTCGATGGCCTGTCGATTCGCGAACCGGACGGCCGCTGGCATCGCGCGCCGGCCGAGTGGGGACTTCCAGACGGACTGGTCTGGCCGTATCGCGCGCCCGACGGCTCGCTGTGGCTCACCGCGGACGAGCGCGTGTTCGAAGTGCGCGACGGAACGCCGCGACTGGCGCAGCACCTGCCGGGCCTGGGCCACTTCACCGCGATGCTGCGCGACCGCAACGGTGGGCTGTGGCTGGGCACCGAGAACCACGGCCTGGTCCGCATCGGCGGGCACGGCGTGGAATGGATGCGCGCCGGCGACGTGCTGCCCAACGGGCGCATCGCCAGCCTGCTCGAAGACGCCGAGGGCAACATCTGGATCGGCGCCAACGGCGGTCTGTTCCGCCTGCGCGAAACGCTGTTCGGCCGCTACACGCGTCGCGACGGGCTGTCCGGCGACTACGTGCGCGCGGTGATGGAAGATCGTCACGGCGGCTTGTGGATCGGCGGTGGTGGCGGGCTGGACTACATGCATCGCGACGGACGCATCGAACCGATGCAGCTGCGCGCGGACAACGGCGACGGTGTGTCGGTGCTGAGCATCGCTGAAGGCCACGATGGCGATGTCTGGGCAGGGACGTTCGCCGACGGCGTGTTCCGTCTGCGCGAAGGCAGCCTGCTGCGGCACTACGGTGTCGAGGAAGGCCTGCCGGGCGGCCACGTGCGCGCGATCGCGGTCGACGACGCGGGCGTGGTCTGGGCCGGCACGCACCGCGGACTGGTCACGCTGGACGGCGCTGGCGAGGCGCGGACGCCCGCGATCGCGGGGCTGCCGAAGGGGTTGATCACCGCGCTTGCGAGCATCGACGACGCGTTGTGGATCGGCTCGGTCGAAGGCGCCAGCGTGTTGCGCGACGATCGTGTCGAACGCATCGAAGTGGAAGGCCTGGGCGGCGCACGTTCGGTGTTCGGCTTCAATGCCGTCGGGCGCGACGTGTGGATTTCCACCGATCGCGGCCTGTACCGCCATCGCGACGGACGCACGGTGCGCGTCGGGCTCGAACAGGGCCTGCCGGTCGACACCGTGTTCCAGCTCGTTCCCGATCTTCGCGGCCATGCCTGGATCACCAGCAACCGTGGCGTGCTGCGCGTGTCGCTGGACGCATTGCGCGACGCTGCCGACGGCACCGCGCTGCCGCTGCGCGCGGAGCGCTACACCGAGGCCGACGGACTGGCGAGCGCACAGGGCAACGGCAGCTCGTCGCCGTCGGCGATCCTGCGCCACGACGGTTCGGTGTGGCTGGCAACGGCGGGCGGCGTGAGCATGGTCGATCCGGCGCGGATGGAGCGTTACGCGAATCGTCCTCCGCCGCCCGCGGTGATCGAGGACGTCAGGCTCGGCAGCACGGAGTTCCCGTGGCGCGACCGGCGCGACGTGCCCGGCG
It contains:
- the pgaA gene encoding poly-beta-1,6 N-acetyl-D-glucosamine export porin PgaA, whose amino-acid sequence is MQGALHIAACCLTVAVAAAAGPAVAAERASPRQLMQEGRTALQAGDPYLALRKVALARELEPANPDIRRALADVLMQLGAPQGAARALGTQDDLGIRIGQATEAVRWGEQVDGPDPAYPFAGTDAAIAKLDELIADVSSMPTPDAGALRRLQCDRVVALRNRERWAEALSLADELEQAGPLPSYVRQAQADALLATEQPERALAAYGDVLAADPRNRDARAGLFYAQVESEDFDAAFATVDALAAEGAPMRRVGVSRGESSDPDWLDAQLLRAQARRYADMLADAWQLLDPLVASAPAAPYLRMERSELAGARGWPRLAHEEARIAHSLAPDAPGARQVLADAEMRRRQWNAAERHAREAAALRPDNPQVHRLLADIEAHRDAQLLLAIAPRRADGGGRNAPGDGISASARVYTPPLAERWRLLAAAERELDEPEGEHLSRNRYGAGIEGRWPDVTFELVGWANRGLLDHGGADASVQWQPDDHWTLIGELQAFSANTPLRAIEAGVRADAASLGVVHAWNEKRVASASLTTLDFTDGNRRWQLSADYTGTIVDRPTLDVLLRPALYASRNSLRDAPYFNPERDASISLGVDVRHLIWRRYQRSLRQRLLATLGGYWQSGFDSDVIGGVEYSQTYSHDPRSEWNYGVAWTRATYDGDSERSLVAFVRLDQRF
- a CDS encoding decarboxylase, which translates into the protein MNKDSQPRLSHVVVAASLRADQWRQLNATARAWASASSDAAAGLRDRCQEAFDDVLRLEHCWAYPGERLLIALREAFDRGDAALFSRLARKISAAILSGDYRRDEHVWDTDEEIDRSVLDALPPDIAGTQDKPYFEVLVVTPSDPAQWARSKEEMRRMRRPEDPFHYAAVHAGSFEDAALTVMVNPDVQAVVLVDGFGYASRHDIPDLKEFLSRYIHTRKDEVAPGALSLTLARTIRGYRPELDLYLLSDRSPEALAGSEEAASLRRIFHHVEEPMEIHLSILDGIKDRYETPYFDNLKKYAMRPIGTFHALPIARGKSIFGSNWIRDMGHFYGTNILFAESSATTGGLDSLLEPTGNIKRAQEAVARAFGAKRAYLGTNGTSTSNKIVVQAVCKPGDIVIVDRNCHKSHHYGFVLSGAQPYYVEAFPLTQYSMYGAVPLRTIKQALIDCAAGGKLDRVKVIDMTNCTFDGHMYNPRRVMEECLAIKPDLIFLWDEAWFGFARFNPLHRRRSAMGAAAALTARYRSKAYREEYEAWKAKRGELDPTDAALLDEHPLPDPDKVRIRVYQTNSTHKSMSAFRQGSMMLVWDDDFHHVEGPFEEAFFAHTSTSPNLQLIASLDLARRQMELEGYALTMRMTDLALKIRAAVNNHPLISKYFRVATPEDMVPAEFRESGIKDYGPPHSTWAQAVEAWDRDEFALDPTRLTLICGAAGFDGTQFKGMLAERFDIQINKTSRNSVLVQTNINNTHSDAALLIKALADLSREIESRLSQEGSIGQRVFDDRVKSLMTDVPDLPNFSRFHDAFRDDPAGASNEGHMRPAFFMAYEEDNCEFVKLGSEEVDKRLREGPEMVSANFVIPYPPGFPIMVPGQVITADTIAFMRKLDVKEIHGYHAAQGIKLIKPSSLAGRRAGSTH
- a CDS encoding aspartate:alanine exchanger family transporter, whose product is MQGFFQFLADNPYILLFFTVGMAVLVGKFSVKGYGLGMVAAAVVVGAALATWASTYGVKLQLDNFAKSLFYYLFMYGVGLRVGPAFFNSLKKDGITFTILAVICSFLGLGLVVFMSKIFDLPAGAAGGVLAGSQTMSAAIGTAEMAVEQGAYKLPAGTTAEQVSGMIALGYGVTYIWGTVGIILICKYLPRWWGVDAAKAAREYEQEHGVRNVDDAALTGYRGGGLRAYRLDNAQTAGQSIAQFRKTYPQYRIANVRRGDESLGASPDVVLQRGDVIALGGRLEDLTANLGLIGSEIDDPKALNVPLDQAEILVTDKAFEGKPLKTLATEDFAGQLQVTRLERSGEPIPVGADTELKRLDVVFVTGLKSAVDKAAGLLGKVARPSTSTDLLTLSAGMVLGLLIGKINVPVGDFSVGLGNAGGLLLSGIFVSSIVSRLRYFGSTPNAARNILEDLGLVTFIAIVGINAGATLLEQLTGSIALKIFLAGFVASTIPPFITWAIGYHFFKINPAVLMGGVAGSRSHSGPAREAAKEINSTVPWVGFPVGYAISGVLYTVFGYFAMVLSQ
- a CDS encoding OprD family outer membrane porin, with product MNAYRNPSRTPLFVACVLASALLAPSQAGAQTTTSPPPAATVEDDEYVEQAPTSTEQGQTPIDEAFAPRDRAEWVRETRRKAFQDTKWDLQIRSFYLDRYKYDDTQSEAWALGGSLGFKTGYFRDRFAFGATGYTSQKLYGPEDKDGTLLLKSGQEGYTVLGEVYGEFLINDDTRLTVGRRGIDTPYLNRNDARMTPNTFELITVQGLYGGDEGRPEWRVGGGYVDEIKERNSDKFVSMATDAGAPAGTERGVYALGGNFKMGDLSIGAIDYYSDDIINIFYTEAKYAIPLGEKLKLALAAQYSDQASTGDDLLRGTNFSSDQWGAKAELAWGGALFTAAYTSAGGDTNMQNPWSGYPGYTSVQVEDFNRDGEDAWMLRAGYTFPWIKGASVYALYVDGSDPQSPTEYAKDEYDFNFQWAIPDGFLQGLLFRIRYAHVSQKDPAESDLDDVRVMIYYDPPKL